The following is a genomic window from Acipenser ruthenus chromosome 19, fAciRut3.2 maternal haplotype, whole genome shotgun sequence.
GGCAGGGGTGACCGGATTAAGTTTGAGTAGGCACTTTACTGTTAAAGCCCACTTATTACACTTTAATTACTTCTGAGTCCGTTCAATGGATTTGCACGGAATATTGCATGCGTCGTCTCGTGGGTTAGATTAGTTGACGTGGCCAATTTCATACCACATGGATGTCCAGATTCCAAGATCTagatagtgatttttttttttaataaatagatatttgtttgcagttttttggtgtgtatatatattttttttttcatcagggcCATGTAGTTAACTGTCCAGGGCACAGGTATGCTTCATGTAGGTTAAATCTTTCCCTGAGTAAGCAGGTACTCACGTCCACTGAGACAGGTATCCCTGGTAGGTGATCCAGCCTTGGTCATTGGTGCAGACTGTGTTATGGACATCTGGACCCCAGGGCATGTAGGGGAAGACTTTGAATAGATCCTTCAGCTCATCGGGGGACAAACCACAGTCCCTGTCCTAAAggaacaccacacacacaaaaaacgaaCTCTACATAAgattgaaaataatttattttattttaatagataaatgatatttcagtaatatttgtaattcagctgcttttattgaacaaaaaataaataaatataatatggttgtgctttattttaatttaaaatttattattaaacaattacCAAATCGTGTTTGTCGAAAACACTCTGAAGGAAGAGATACGCATTATGGTTTAACTCCGTTGTACAATCTGGGGGGATTTTTAACCTGCAATAAATGAAACATGAGattatttttaaaaggtttgcTTTCTGCCCTAAAAATCAAGCACAACTACTGTAAATAGGAAAGCACAGTCTTGCAATGCATCCTGGATAAATCATGCAGAATAATCACCTAACCAGACTGAACTGTGCACCCCCTGCCGCTGTGCACCCCCTGCCGCTGTGCACTGGTAAACTAGGCGAGCTGCTGGTTCCTGGAGATACTCACAGAGGGAACAGGTAGTCCTGAGTGAGCTCCAGATCATCACCATATCCGAATCGACGCAGCACCGTCCACGTGGTCTCGTGCCGCCCTCGCTGGATAAACAGCATGTGGAGAAACAGGAAGCCTGCACACACAGCAACGGAGAGGAACTCACAATCCAGCTTCGCATCAATTTAAATACACATATTCAAGTACATGAGTCTCAATTGAAATTGGTTTGTACTCAGGCTGCTGTGAATAAGTCCCAGTGGCAGATGCAAACACAGCACTAGAAGTCCCGACTGCCATAACCTGACAATCCAGCATCCGTCCAAATCTCACAAAAGCATCTGAATCTGCGCTTACCTTTCAGTGTGAGTCCATTATCAAACACCCCGTCACTCACGTTCTTCCGGACCACGTTCTTCACATCCTCCAAGGCCTGAGGAGCCAGGGGGGTGTTAAAGCATGCCCTCTGAAACACATTGAGAAATACACGGAGCTCAGAACAAGAGTAGGACAAAGCTGCTGCCATGGCGTAATGGAGAAGAACGGGGAGACCGATACCCAGAAGCCGTCAATGCCCATTAAGTTACTGTTCTTTCTTAAAGTAAGCTACCTGGTTAATTATACGACTATACATAACTATCCGTGTTCTACAAAAGTTTTGGATCAATTATTTCTGTGCACCTTTTTTTCCATAGTTTTATAAAATCAACTAATcctttacccttataaaagtttaccacagtatttgtgCAGTtgtcccatggttatattatgcatttaatatagtttatcctggtttgccatgtttaccaatatgctttaccatacattactattctttaccatgatttaattacactttgctatgctttcactatggtaaacttttacaaggctGGTTCTCATGCACTAATTCATTGCAAGCTTCAGCCAGCCTGTGGAAGCATTTCAGATGAAAGCCTCCTGTGGACCGCACCCACACAAGTCTGCCGCTAACCTGAAAGAAGTTGAGTTCGGCATCGTTAAGAATCCCGTCGTTGTCCTGGTCTGTAATCTTGAAGATGCGGGTCAGAGCTTTAATGCAAGCAGGCTTCATCTGAAAGAAGCATTAGACAGTGTGAACGAGGGGGGGGGGCTGCACAGATGGGGGGGCAAATGACTTTGCAACACCGtgcaggcgtccaggttttatttatttacaaaatctcCGGTGCAATACACCACACAGCACCACCGAGCTGCCAGCAATGATATTACTCAGAGCGGTGCTGCatcttcaaacaaaacactcaaaataaagcatTGACACAAAAACACAGCTAACAAACGAGAGGGGGCTGCTCCGGTGACACAGGGAGGCCCCGCACCAGGGACCTAGCCAGGCTTTAGCATGGGTTCAATTAACCACCGAGAGCCCGATTTCCTCCCAGAGATTAACAAAAGGGCTTCTGCGTTTCTTAAATGCAAGGCAACAAACCAAGGCGAGCCTACCTCTTTTTCCTCAGGGCAGTACAGGGGGCCTGTAGGATGCAGAACAGCTTTCTGGGCGTAATAAAACAGCTCAGAGATGTTCTTCAAGTTTTTTGCTGAACACTAggcacagacaaaacaaaaaactgcagtaaATGACTGTTGCGAATCATCCCTACCTTGTCAATATAGTTATTTATGAATCGTGTAAAAGCTCTTTAGGTACATACATTAAatcaacattttgtttctgtggcattctttttaaataataaatcgtACACCAACACACCTCAACACAAGTCTCGATCTCAGTGTACTGGTTCATAATGGGAAGGATGGTTTCCATGCTGCTGTGCTCCACCAGGTCCGATTTGTTCCCAACCAATATCAGAGGCACTCTGTTTCAGAACAAACCATAAAACGaacagcaatacaaataaaagatCAGCCACAGCAGGAGATGCATTAGACATTGCTGCAATATCATCTTAATAAATCTATCTTGGCAGACAACACGTAGCGTTGTAGTTATGGCTAGGTACTGTAGCACGCAATATAACATGGGATCAAGACAGCATGATTCAGACACACACTGGACTGTCTCACTCACGACCCCTTGACACTTGCTTGACATTACATTCTTGAGGCTCAGGAAGCAAGGTAGACAAGTCCCGAGTGCTTTATCGCTAATTTAACAAGGAACTCCAACAGATGTGTGACCaccttaaatatgtaaaaacCTTTTAAACTATCATTTGATATTCTGTAGTACTATATAAATGAGCAAAAGATGATTACACCGTGTGCAAGTTTCAGTACCTGCTATCCTTGTCTGTTCTTTCATTGATTAGAGGAATCCACTGACTAGTGACCTGGAAGGAGGAAACTGGGTTTTAATCTTTGCATAGTAAAACTGCTACTCAAGCAGTGCTAAACATATTTTGTGAAACTagatccagattttttttttttacacaaaatacatttaaaaagaaaagctttgTATCACCTTTTTGAAACTGCAATGAATGCATACTTGCAGCCTACTATCTTAACGCAATGTGGCATGCAGGTTTGCATATAggaagtttaataaacaaaagagcTTTTTGCCAGTATAATCATACCTTCTCAATGGAATTTGTATTGTTGACTGCATACACTATGCATATAACATTGGCctaaaagagaaaaggaaagataTTTGATAATCACAGGTGCAAGAAAGTGCAGTAAGGGTTTAAAATCGTAActagtgtgtgcgtgtgtaaaatTCACCTTTGATATTTCCTGATAAAGCTGTTCGTCTGTTTGTTCTGcttctataaaaaaaagaaaggacagAAAAGATATGTTTTACAACACAAGGGTTACATGCTGCGGATCCTCATTCTATGCAGATGAAACACCTAAACAGTCAAGGTGGTGCAATCTAATAGTAATGTGACAATACATGATGAATGATCTGTTACCTGAATAGTCAACTATATGAGTAGGGACCCTTTCAGGAGTGACGTCAGCAGGGATTGTGATCTCTTCAGCCCGAGGAGGgaccttaaataaataaagatgtgcTTAACTTAAGCCATCTACCATTTAAAATTGTGTCTGCCACAGTCTGACAAGCACAGATAACGATACATGGTCAGGCTAAATGAGTAATGAATCTATAATCCAAGATATGAGCAACCGATGCCTTAATCTTTCCACAGCGTGCTATTTTTAACTCCTTTTCATATCCTGTCTGCTAACGTACACGTCAAAGTCGTTTCTCTAAAATTTGCATTTTCATGCATTTTTTTCAATCTCCATTCAGACCTACAAACAGAGATTGATTTCACAAAGCAGTGTTGGAAATAGGATGACTCACTTTGCATAGCAGCTGGAGCCAATCcttgttataatatatatatatatatatatatatatatatatatatatatatatatatatatatatatatatatatatatatatatatataaaaccacaggagcaacacagcagctcttgagcctctatttaaaagttttagacagcaaaaagtaaacaaaccagattaagCGCGCGCACccttagtgatctctatggaaagccatctgggacaaaaatgcattgtgctgctttagagtgagccagaatctcatgggacagaacaaaaggcaagcacgtcattctgaaatgcctcgcttaaacagtacccatcttcctgaaaatgttgtgcaGCGATTTtcatatagactgtatatattatatatattttgttgcgactgttatgtggaatgtaataaagaGAACCAAAATGGtaagtttttttcccccttcactttacaatgcAATttctacatttgttttatttgaagtgtttaaagttaaatttcagttttcatttgcttgttcatctacaaaaaggcacaagtaaaccttgtgttattactttatgaaaacgtatcAATGACAAcagtttactgtgaagaaatggcaatggcaaggaatgaaaaatatgtttttaaaaaatgtaaatatgttgtcaactttatgtactatttattttggcaataaacaaaacaacgtttaacttgaactgttatttgttttgtagttaattcagtggggtaGAGTAAGTCCTagacaacttattctttactcctgggatagtCTTCTATTTCAACGTGTTACCTATTGTATGCAGAATCTCACACTGCTGCTGCCTGAGCTGCTGCAGCCCCTTTAAATATCTTATCAGAGCTGTCAGTGACACACTTACCTCGTCTGGGAATTCCTCGCTGACCAGCGACATAATCAAGGAGGTCTTCCCAACTCTGGCTGTAAAACGCAAGAGGAAAATCATTCATGTAAATAGGGAGCTCCAATTACATACACAATCGAAGACCTTCATTGTGAATCCAAAAAAGCACTGTTTCGGgttggtttggtttgttttggtttgttttgctcCCAACAAATGCAGTCCAGTAGCCACTTCTGCCATCTGGTGACTTGGATTCATAATGGCACAGCTTTACTTGGAAATGTAGACAAAGCCAGAACTCGCCCACCCCACCCTCCCCCTTAGAAAAGGGGTAATCTGCCCCAGCCTTGGGTTTTTAGAAAGAGAACAGGTTGTGTTTTTTCagtccccctctcccctcccctaaatgaaaTACCCCAGAGTCTCCCTGTTTCAATGTGGAGCATTTCAGCAGCTGAACATGTAGGCCACTGAGCACATCTGCCAAAAGATACAAATTAAAAATAGTCTAACTGCACAAACAGATGTAGGGCCTTGGCAACTGAGACAGTGCAGCTGAACCCTGACAATGAGCCCAAACCCATCTCTGGTTCTGACAATGAGCCCAAACCCATCTCTGGTTCTGACAATGAGCCCAAACCCATCTCTGGTTCTGACAATGAGCCCAAACCCATCTCTGGTTCTGACAATGAGCCCAAACCCATCTCTGGTTCTGACAATGAGCCCAAACCCCTCTTTGGTTTTGACAATGAGCCCAAACCCCTCTCTGGTTCTGACAATGAGCTCAAACCCCTCTCTGGTTCTGGTTTTAATGTTACAGCTAGTAACAACATTGTCTTTGCAACACTGAACAGGTAACAGGTGCTTCAGCTTCGCAAATACCGTACTGTCAAAACTAGatgagcaacacacacacagagcctacAATGCAACTCACACAAGCAGCGAGAACTACAGACCATCATTCCAGTGTGCGACTTCCCATTGGCTCGTTATTGTCTTAATGCAGTTTCCATTATATACTCACATGAGCTAGCCATGTATTCTCTAAATGCTATAGTTATTACACTAGTCGTATAACTGTCAGTGAGCGAGCCTAATAAAATAGCACTAGAACTAAAAACAACTAAGattagaaaacaataaaaaatacatgactATTGCGTTTTGTTATGTAACTGTGTTACGACTGTAACGTCATACAAcgcttttttacatttttacgcGAGGAAACCATTAGTACGCAAAGCGCAggtcaaaactgaaaaaaaaaatatgaaaaaaagtgtttgtgcATTGAAAATACAAACATAATGTGGACATCAAACAGCGGCTATCGTACTGTGCATGCTGTATGCAGCGGCTTGGGGGAGTACATTACAATAGGATCTTGAAATAGCCAACTCACGTTCTCCTACAAGCAGTATCCTCACGTCTTTCCGCATGGTTTCGGAGTGCTGTCGTTCACGTTTTCAGTTTGCAATCTCTGCAGAGAGAGCCATGTAACAGTCCTGGCGCGGAGTTGCAGTTGCTCGGGGCTTGCCGTCACTGTTTTTCACTGCAGCACTGCAATGAAACCAGCTCGCTTCAAGCACCGTGTAGGACAAAACGGACGGGGCGGCCTCTGCACCGCTTCCGGGATTGCACTAGTCTCTCACACTGTTCGGACGGAGCCTGCTTTACTGTAGCCACCAACAGACCCTGTCGACATTTTCATCAAGAGCATAGttctgtaattatttttttatgacatTGTGCGGTAGATACTGTTCCAACGCACATCTCCTTCCGTTGACCTCCCGCACCACACGACTACGGCACCGGTGTAGGGACAAAAAACGCTGTGAAGACAAAGGCGTGCACACACACGCAAACCGACAGTAATGTTAGGCACAGGTTACATACACCCTGTCCTAGCTACAAAAATCCAGCGACCATTCCCTGCTGTGTGTTTAATATTTAAGacgtgttaataataataataataataataataataataataataataataataataataataataatatcagtattattattattaaataagtgTAGCTGTGCTTTTCTGAGAACTTTGCATGTTCTGTTCTGCTCGGTATTCATGAAAGTGTAAAAATGTACTTATCCTTTTTTCTCAGGTGATTATCGCTTTTATCATTGTCCAATGCTATTGCTGTACAGGCACTTCAAGAAGGTTTCCATCCAAGTACTGGACAGACTTAACCTTGACAAGCCTTTGAGATGAGAGACAGCCTGAAGTCTCACAATATGACAGGTCAGTATCTGTGGATCACAGCGGAGGTGAAGGGCACACATTATCAGCCAACTGTACCTATAGCTGCCAAGACAAGCCACATCTTTAATTATGTGAACATTTTACAGTGGCTGGGAATCCCCGTAGATTATGTCAATAATTTTCCAGGGAATCCCAGGAAGGTGTATGATGCAATCTGTGGggaatccccagtgctgtaataaaataaatccctCAGTGTTTATCCCAGCAGGGAACAGATTGATCAAATCGAGCAAACATGACAATTTAATGTAGCACGCTGCTCAAATGACCTTTGTATGGGAATCATTGAAGTCACTGAAGTCTTGAAAACAAAATTCAAGGCAACTTATAACTTAAAGGGTGaaagtaaaatttaaataaaccacatGTTTAAGATGAGTGTTTtgggtttatttaatttattgcatttGAAAGACATCAGGTTATAAATTCACACACATATTATACAGACTTCTTCCACCAGAGTCCTTCCCTTACTACAGCTCCACAAAAGACAAAGAATTACCCTTATCCAGCCCAAACAACCAAAACACTGGAAATACTGGCTCGCTAAACTGCACATCAAAGGTGTGCAGGAGGGTCTCGGACACGGCGTAGAACGACACCTTGCCCTCGTCACACTTCAAGTGCACCCCTATCCCAGAGAGCTCCCCCTGAGGGAGCCTCACTTCCACACTGCCGTGCCAGGCGGAGAAGCGTGACCTGCTCCACTCCACGCACCACGAGAGGGCGTTCCTCCCCAGTGTGTCTGCGCGTCCCAGCCGCTGGTAGGCTATCCCGATGGCCCAGCCTTTGCTGAGGCGGGTGTTCACCTCCCAGTAGTGGCAGCCCTCAGAGAAGCCTGTGGAAGCCATGACCTGGCTAATTGTGAAGCGCTCCTGCATGTATGGAACGCTCCGGTTATTCCGCTTCACCGTCACTCTCCGGTTTCCTTCTGACAGTGCCAGGTGCTTATGGGCTGTGTTTGGGTCAAAGGTGAGGTTGGCAAgacctggaaaaaaaatatattaaaaatattggAATTGTTTTATTAGAAGGGCTCTGTTCTGAGACTGAATCTCTGAGCGGTTATTTAAAGATCTGCACTACTCACTGGATAAGTTCAGCCGATCTTTATGCTAGCATTGAGCGGTTATTTGAAGATCTGCATTACTCACACTGGATAAGTTCAGCCGATCTTTTTGGGGCAGTATCATTTTCAGGTTCTGCAGCTTCCGATTCTGGAACAGCTTCTGTAATTTCTATAgatgtaaatatatatacatacatccATTAGTTTCACACGTGACATTACAAAGAAACAGCCCCCTCAGAATCTGTGTACTGCATATTTTTGGCCAGCAATAAGACTCACTGCCCTTGTGTGTATTCCGTGCCTTATTTTCATACTGTGCCTGTGCCTTCTATGGTACAAACTGAACACATAACATCTCATCACCTACACTGTCTCCACCTCAATTCCCTATCACTCAGTATCTAATGCACGGAACCGTTTCTATATTGAACAGCAGTGATGGAGATGCTGCCCCTGAAGCTGGCATTACAGACTCAACTTCTAACCCTGTATCACATCCCATTTGATACCATGCTTAACCACacctc
Proteins encoded in this region:
- the LOC117424515 gene encoding mitochondrial Rho GTPase 1-like isoform X3 encodes the protein MRKDVRILLVGEPRVGKTSLIMSLVSEEFPDEVPPRAEEITIPADVTPERVPTHIVDYSEAEQTDEQLYQEISKANVICIVYAVNNTNSIEKVTSQWIPLINERTDKDSRVPLILVGNKSDLVEHSSMETILPIMNQYTEIETCVECSAKNLKNISELFYYAQKAVLHPTGPLYCPEEKEMKPACIKALTRIFKITDQDNDGILNDAELNFFQRACFNTPLAPQALEDVKNVVRKNVSDGVFDNGLTLKGFLFLHMLFIQRGRHETTWTVLRRFGYGDDLELTQDYLFPLLKIPPDCTTELNHNAYLFLQSVFDKHDLDRDCGLSPDELKDLFKVFPYMPWGPDVHNTVCTNDQGWITYQGYLSQWTLTTYLDVQRCLEYMGYLGYSIISEQESQAAAVTVTRDKKIDLQKKQTQRNVFRCNVIGMKGCGKSAFLQAFLGRNLMRQRQIREDHKSFYAINTTYVYGQEKYLLLHELFTDSEFLSDSEISCDVVCLVYDSSNPSSFEFCARIFKQHFMDSKTPCMIIAAKSDLHEVKQDCSPSPLDFCRKHKMPPPQPFTCNTVDVPSKDIYIKLTTMAMYPHVMQADLKSSTFWLRASVGATMFAVLGFAMYRALLKQR
- the LOC117424515 gene encoding mitochondrial Rho GTPase 1-like isoform X2 is translated as MRKDVRILLVGEPRVGKTSLIMSLVSEEFPDEVPPRAEEITIPADVTPERVPTHIVDYSEAEQTDEQLYQEISKANVICIVYAVNNTNSIEKVTSQWIPLINERTDKDSRVPLILVGNKSDLVEHSSMETILPIMNQYTEIETCVECSAKNLKNISELFYYAQKAVLHPTGPLYCPEEKEMKPACIKALTRIFKITDQDNDGILNDAELNFFQRACFNTPLAPQALEDVKNVVRKNVSDGVFDNGLTLKGFLFLHMLFIQRGRHETTWTVLRRFGYGDDLELTQDYLFPLLKIPPDCTTELNHNAYLFLQSVFDKHDLDRDCGLSPDELKDLFKVFPYMPWGPDVHNTVCTNDQGWITYQGYLSQWTLTTYLDVQRCLEYMGYLGYSIISEQESQAAAVTVTRDKKIDLQKKQTQRNVFRCNVIGMKGCGKSAFLQAFLGRNLMRQRQIREDHKSFYAINTTYVYGQEKYLLLHELFTDSEFLSDSEISCDVVCLVYDSSNPSSFEFCARIFKQHFMDSKTPCMIIAAKSDLHEVKQDCSPSPLDFCRKHKMPPPQPFTCNTVDVPSKDIYIKLTTMAMYPHARLRCMCTCNRCTFCVCQNFLNSDLLHSVKTKLYTAVLNRHVMQADLKSSTFWLRASVGATMFAVLGFAMYRALLKQR
- the LOC117424515 gene encoding mitochondrial Rho GTPase 1-like isoform X1; amino-acid sequence: MRKDVRILLVGEPRVGKTSLIMSLVSEEFPDEVPPRAEEITIPADVTPERVPTHIVDYSEAEQTDEQLYQEISKANVICIVYAVNNTNSIEKVTSQWIPLINERTDKDSRVPLILVGNKSDLVEHSSMETILPIMNQYTEIETCVECSAKNLKNISELFYYAQKAVLHPTGPLYCPEEKEMKPACIKALTRIFKITDQDNDGILNDAELNFFQRACFNTPLAPQALEDVKNVVRKNVSDGVFDNGLTLKGFLFLHMLFIQRGRHETTWTVLRRFGYGDDLELTQDYLFPLLKIPPDCTTELNHNAYLFLQSVFDKHDLDRDCGLSPDELKDLFKVFPYMPWGPDVHNTVCTNDQGWITYQGYLSQWTLTTYLDVQRCLEYMGYLGYSIISEQESQAAAVTVTRDKKIDLQKKQTQRNVFRCNVIGMKGCGKSAFLQAFLGRNLMRQRQIREDHKSFYAINTTYVYGQEKYLLLHELFTDSEFLSDSEISCDVVCLVYDSSNPSSFEFCARIFKQHFMDSKTPCMIIAAKSDLHEVKQDCSPSPLDFCRKHKMPPPQPFTCNTVDVPSKDIYIKLTTMAMYPHARLRCMCTCNRCTFCVCQNFLNSDLLHSVKTKLYTAVLNRLSPDVDELGAMLLADEESSLGHQVHAVSYVEDSIFMESSLDARLKTEDRHVMQADLKSSTFWLRASVGATMFAVLGFAMYRALLKQR